In Pseudobdellovibrionaceae bacterium, the sequence CATAAAAAAGGTGAACCGTTTTTGCTACTGCAGGTAAAGACATAAAATCTACTCCAACAGCTGTTGTTAAAGCATTGCCTTCTGTACGGTCAAGCTCTGCATAAGTCACTTTAATCATTCCAGCGTCATAAGCTAGGCTTACACTATTGTTAAATACTGTAGGTGCTGCTTCCCAAGAATTTGATGCAAACACAGTACCGTTTGCCCAATCCATAGAAAAGTTACCAAACTTTAATTCAAATGCATCTGCAAAATTCCATACACCATAAGCTTCACTAGCTTCTACAAGTCCAGAGCTATTAGCGATTAAAGAAAGGTGAGCCATTAAGCTATCGCCTTCTCTAAAAGAAGCACCTAGAGTAAAGCGGCTATCGTCGCTACGCCCAGAGCTGTTTGTAAGATTGTTCCATTCACGAAATCGGTACTCTCCACTAATGTCTACACCAGCTACAGCTAGTCTTCCAAAAGAAAGTACTAATAGTAATACAAAAAAATTTTTCATTGTTGTCTCCTCATTATTGTCTTTGTTTTCTTTACTACTTTTTTTAGAAAACTCCTCTTCACCCTCTACCATCTATTTATTAAGATGACATTTGGCTATAAACAGCTTTCTGCCCTAATGGTAGGACACTAAGTGGGATTGGCAAGGAAAAACTAGACCTTGGTTTAGTATCAATGGACCAATGCCCTATGAAAGCAAGACCATATGCAAGAGCCTCGCTAGACTTTATCTAAGCGGCAAGATAATAGGTGGTCGGCTATGCTTAACAACACCATAGACTCCACAATAGGCAAAGCCCTTTGCAAAACACAAGGGTCGTGCCTGCCATTGCGAGCAACTGCACCCACAGAAGACACCGGCTTAAACGCAATTTTTACCACCATGGCTTCGCCCGTACTTATTCCCCCTCGCAAACCTGCATAGTTATGTTGCTGCTGCAAAGAGTGAAATTCGCTTCCCCGCTCCGAACTAATTTTAAAACCATCTCCAAATTCTAAGCCCACCGTGGAACCAATACTAAGCAAAGCCAAAGCCAAATCTGCTTTTAATTTATGAAAAACGGGCTGCCCTAAACCTGCAGGCAAGCCACGAACTACCAATTGCACTACCCCTCCATAGCTTTCCCCACTAACACCCGCATCGCCTAAAAGCTTTTTTACTTTTTCTAAGCACTCCTTGTCGGGAATAGCCAAGTCGAGTTTTTCCAATTCTTTTTTTGGGGAGGGGTGCTGCATAATAGCCTGAGTTGCTGCAGAACTAATCTCAAACAAACCTATAGATTTAATAAAAGAAAAAACATTTAGCTTTGGCTGCAAAGATTGTATTAACATTTTTGCCACAGCCCCGGCCATTACCCTAGAAAGTGTTTCTCTTGCAGAGGCGCGCCCTCCCCCTCTATGATCGGTGTGCTTGTATTTAACCTTCCACACATCATCGGCGTGACCAGGCCTTGGTTTCTTTTTAATTTCGTCATAGTCCGAAGACCTTGCGTCTTGATTATAAACTAACAGCGCAATGGGAGTTCCTAAGGTGTAACCTTCGTACACTCCAGACAATAGCTCCACTTGGTCAGCTTCTTTTCGTTTAGAGGAAAAGGGAGAAAACCCTGGTCGCCGTCGATTTACAAACTCTTGCAATTGCGTTAAAGAAAATTTCACTCCCGAAGGACAGCCGTCAATAACAACCCCCATAGCCTTTCCATGGCTTTCGCCAAAACTATGAATTTGAAATACTCTACCAAAAGTACTACCACCCATTACCCCTCCAAAACATTGACAAGGTCTAGCTCGCTTATATAGCATATATATATGACAAATTGGATCCAAACACTAGCAGAAACCGACAAAGAACGGAAAAACTCTAATGCTCGTGGTACACAATCCCACCAATTAAAGCAATTCGTCGAAAAAGAGACTCGCCAATACATGGGTGATTTAAAGGCTGCCTTTGCTAGCATTGTCCAAGAATTTAATACTAATAAAATAGACGATAATTCTTCTATTAAGCTATATAATA encodes:
- the aroC gene encoding chorismate synthase, with the translated sequence MGGSTFGRVFQIHSFGESHGKAMGVVIDGCPSGVKFSLTQLQEFVNRRRPGFSPFSSKRKEADQVELLSGVYEGYTLGTPIALLVYNQDARSSDYDEIKKKPRPGHADDVWKVKYKHTDHRGGGRASARETLSRVMAGAVAKMLIQSLQPKLNVFSFIKSIGLFEISSAATQAIMQHPSPKKELEKLDLAIPDKECLEKVKKLLGDAGVSGESYGGVVQLVVRGLPAGLGQPVFHKLKADLALALLSIGSTVGLEFGDGFKISSERGSEFHSLQQQHNYAGLRGGISTGEAMVVKIAFKPVSSVGAVARNGRHDPCVLQRALPIVESMVLLSIADHLLSCRLDKV